One Brachyhypopomus gauderio isolate BG-103 chromosome 15, BGAUD_0.2, whole genome shotgun sequence genomic region harbors:
- the LOC143476996 gene encoding uncharacterized protein LOC143476996 isoform X3, with product MFPSARHFAGTNCPFVLGRCERPYCLYKHRSLSVCGDPGTTGHDHILDPSPHQNTAGSSPRLLELERINKQIEAVRSEVEKEQQRLSRYQSEQGASSGTGSDDRFKSRPALSKDHKRNQMKSKKTTTCKYVVDRTRPKTDLEYDPCSNFSADLRSGSSVDKMKAAHKADVEDDQRYRETGTNVCDCAQVPSCSFEDSDEGTLIIDIPPFENGGRSNRSQTKRTAGVEAKAVLVGGGGDRGGKGISRKGANIIKISGGCSERGCADAGSSLLEKNVDKAGHADKDMTSITNVLDSPESNRLINIPHQENEGKTNRSAALFEHGPSLGIGLVENEKHVVSEEPEVHGDTSAAGHGTMFKGPKHSPRAIKGDEAKKWISKQPVTIMENFQEPQENADVARSAQVCHLYKPVCADMSLNGYEEKGQNMGCVLDDINMCLDHLRPEGGSSTCLQHVEDLLDSAPDCSQILAGCEKTSPVIFEQSMNSSRTELCPQQNNFHSNSAHKAEYLTHTHAQQEPVVFQDYFPNMPSFSAMTKVAAPGPSSSAFAETCWLHAQNGLPQPFVPNVPVSVSGMDTVCVPSAQSAELLSSVTSPVALTPGQTLGGIPQKPPAPVASRVTCAAVSDSRILSPAIMDTSSNEVVQVDSSSSDELNYSDFDLSDTDPMEECYNIFMESNGVEHSPVQADVPQEVSQSETDVPAQPPPAQKKRVAHVAKFEQVSKNRAQVIVPLREGADPLPSPSPTQQCQKRAVALTSAFRGCQSFITATVPRRVIAPAVFHQSPAPNSCVSILPVGTTLRLGSDLHLIVPEGNCALPITLIPATVPVTRPLQPIQRPLPVQPANYTPAKAMSAKRKAKGRAEMGVKVPHDVRQRYVNLFVEEFLKTSATVQDAFEKALAEEKTVFDRSVNKLKYLSIAVNALKRLKHQNTASDTFSSERNTQVSRGNVPLHRGLLGDAKGEASLYTQLKEHILTESLLRENNYPRKHPCELGVAVQYGHTKKSTGDACRRICCRCGAMFSVSQTGKHTRKEECNYHSGKVIENRVPGGVETRYSCCESAVGSPGCQVFKLHVHDTLGLQGFVQSLPQTRAGCPGVYAVATEMCYTTHGLEVVRVTLVNSSLQVVYDTFVKPNNEVIDYNTRYSGVSEDEVKASSPSLQEVQAVLLSFISKDTILVGHGLENDLCALKLLHSAVVDTCVMFPHRLGPPHKRELSSLTTEILRRIIQESGRDARDHAEACMELVLWKVKEDSKVKRW from the exons ATGTTTCCTTCCGCCAGACACTTCGCTGGAACAAACTGCCCTTTCGTCCTGGGCCGGTGTGAGCGACCTTACTGTCTGTACAAGCACAGGAGCCTGTCTGTCTGCGGTGATCCTGGTACAACCG GTCATGACCACATTCTGGACCCATCGCCCCACCAGAACACGGCAGGGAGCAGCCCTCGTCTTCTGGAGCTGGAAAGGATCAACAAACAGATTGAAGCAGTTAGAAGTGAAGTGGAGAAGGAACAACAGAGATTGTCCCGGTACCAGTCGGAGCAGGGAGCAAGCTCTGGGACTGGCTCAGACGATCGTTTTAAGTCTAGACCAGCTCTCTCTAAAGACCACAAGAGGAACCAGATGAAATCTAAAAAGACTACTACTTGCAAGTATGTGGTTGATCGCACCAGACCCAAAACCGATCTGGAATATGACCCCTGTTCAAATTTTTCTGCTGACTTGAGATCTGGCAGCTCAGTAGATAAAATGAAGGCAGCCCATAAAGCAGATGTGGAAGACGACCAGAGGTACAGAGAGACTGGGACCAACGTATGTGACTGTGCTCAGGTGCCATCTTGTAGCTTTGAGGATTCTGATGAGGGGACACTAATCATCGACATTCCACCTTTTGAAAATGGTGGAAGAAGCAACAGATCTCAGACGAAAAGAACAGCAGGTGTTGAAGCCAAGGCGGtgctggtgggtggtgggggtgatcgGGGAGGGAAAGGGATTTCAAGGAAGGGTGCAAACATAATAAAGATATCGGGAGGATGTTCAGAAAGGGGCTGTGCTGATGCTGGCTCTTCCCTTCTGGAGAAGAACGTGGACAAGGCCGGCCATGCAGATAAAGACATGACCAGCATCACTAATGTACTAGACTCACCTGAGAGCAACCGGCTCATTAATATTCCACACCAAGAGAACGAGGGAAAGACCAACAGATCGGCGGCGCTTTTTGAACATGGACCCAGTCTTGGAATTGGACTTGTGGAAAATGAGAAACATGTTGTGAGTGAGGAGCCAGAGGTCCATGGTGACACCTCAGCTGCAGGACATGGCACAATGTTTAAGGGTCCAAAACACAGCCCACGTGCCATCAAGGGTGATGAAGCAAAGAAATGGATCTCAAAGCAGCCAGTGACCATAATGGAGAATTTTCAGGAACCTCAGGAAAATGCAGATGTTGCCAGATCTGCACAGGTTTGCCACTTGTATAAGCCTGTCTGTGCAGACATGAGTCTTAATGGTTATGAAGAGAAAGGGCAAAACATGGGATGTGTTTTGGATGATATCAACATGTGTCTGGATCACCTGAGACCTGAGGGTGGGAGCAGCACTTGCCTTCAACACGTTGAGGATCTTCTGGACAGCGCGCCTGATTGTTCACAAATTTTGGCAGGTTGTGAAAAAACATCTCCAGTAATCTTTGAACAAAGTATGAACTCTAGTAGAACAGAACTTTGTCCACAACAAAACAATTTCCACTCAAATTCTGCTCATAAAGCAGAGTATTTgacccacacacatgctcaaCAAGAGCCAGTGGTATTTCAGGATTACTTCCCCAATATGCCCTCTTTCTCAGCTATGACCAAGGTAGCTGCACCTGGTCCAAGCAGTTCAGCCTTTGCCGAAACCTGTTGGTTACATGCACAAAATGGTCTTCCCCAGCCATTTGTACCGAacgtgcctgtgtctgtttctggcatggacactgtgtgtgtgccatCGGCACAGTCGGCAGAGTTGCTCAGCTCGGTCACCTCACCAGTGGCTTTGACTCCAGGTCAGACTCTGGGTGGAATCCCGCAGAAACCGCCTGCACCTGTTGCCTCGCGTGTCACCTGTGCTGCTGTCAGCGACTCGCGGATCCTTTCACCTGCTATAATGGACACATCAAGTAATGAAGTAGTTCAGGTTGACTCGAGCTCTTCAGATGAGCTCAATTACTCAGACTTTGACCTTTCAGACACCGATCCAATGGAAGAATGCTACAACATCTTCATGGAATCAAACGGAGTGGAGCACAGTCCAGTCCAAGCTGACGTGCCA CAGGAGGTCTCACAGTCTGAGACTGATGTACCAGCTCAGCCTCCTCCCGCTCAGAAGAAGAGGGTGGCCCATGTGGCAAAGTTTGAG CAGGTCAGTAAGAACAGAGCACAGGTGATTGTGCCTCTGCGTGAGGGAGCAGATCCACTGCCTTCACCCAGCCCAACGCAACAGTGCCAGAAGAGAGCAGTGGCCCTTACGTCAGCGTTCAGAGGGTGCCAGTCATTTATTACAGCCACTGTGCCCAGGAGAGTTATCGCCCCTGCTGTCTTTCACCAAAGCCCTGCACCAAACT CCTGTGTGAGCATCCTTCCTGTCGGCACAACCCTGCGACTGGGCTCAGACCTGCATCTGATTGTCCCTGAAGGAAATTGTGCTTTACCCATCACATTAATTCCTGCCACGGTGCCTGTAACGCGTCCGCTTCAACCCATTCAGCGCCCCCTGCCTGTGCAGCCAGCAAATTACACACCTGCAAAG GCCATGTCCGCAAAACGAAAGGCCAAAGGTCGTGCAGAGATGGGCGTGAAGGTCCCTCATGATGTGCGGCAGCGATATGTGAATTTGTTTGTGGAGGAGTTCCTGAAAACATCTGCCACTGTCCAAGACGCCTTTGAGAAG GCACTGGCAGAAGAGAAGACCGTGTTTGATCGGAGTGTCAACAAATTAAAATATCTCAGTATAGCAGTCAATGCACTCAAGAGACTTAAACACCAAAACACTGCTTCTGACACCT TTTCCAGTGAGAGAAATACACAGGTGTCTAGAGGAAACGTACCACTGCATCGAGGCCTTCTTGGAGACGCTAAAG GTGAAGCCTCACTATACACTCAGCTAAAGGAGCATATCCTGACCGAGTCCCTGTTGAGGGAGAACAACTACCCTCGCAAACATCCCTGTGAGCTGGGCGTGGCTGTCCAGTATGGCCACACTAAGAAGAGCACTGGAGATG CTTGCAGGAGGATCTGCTGTCGCTGTGGTGCGATGTTCTCTGTGAGCCAAACGGGGAAACACACTCGCAAAGAGGAATGTAACTACCACTCTGGCAAGGTCATCGAAAACAGAG TGCCTGGAGGAGTGGAAACTCGCTACAGCTGTTGTGAGAGTGCAGTTGGGTCTCCGGGGTGTCAAGTGTTCAAG CTTCACGTTCATGATACACTGGGCCTCCAGGGTTTTGTCCAGTCTCTCCCCCAGACCCGCGCTGGCTGCCCAGGCGTTTACGCTGTTGCTACAGAAATG TGCTACACCACACACGGGCTGGAGGTCGTGAGGGTCACTCTGGTCAACAGCAGCCTGCAGGTCGTATACGACACCTTTGTTAAGCCTAACAATGAGGTCATTGACTACAACACCAG GTACTCTGGAGTGAGTGAAGATGAAGTGAAGGCTAGCAGCCCATCATTACAGGAAGTGCAGGCTGTGCTGCTGAGCTTCATCAGCAAGGACACCATCCTGGTTGGACATGGTTTGGAGAACGACCTCTGTGCTCTTAAA CTCCTGCACAGTGCGGTGGTGGACACGTGTGTGATGTTCCCTCACCGCCTGGGTCCCCCACACAAGAGGGAGCTGAGCAGCCTGACCACCGAGATCCTGCGGAGGATAATCCAGGAGAGTG GGCGAGACGCCCGAGACCACGCTGAAGCATGTATGGAACTCGTACTGTGGAAAGTGAAAGAAGATTCTAAAGTGAAAAGATGGTGA